In Candidatus Sedimenticola sp. (ex Thyasira tokunagai), the following proteins share a genomic window:
- the xseA gene encoding exodeoxyribonuclease VII large subunit, with protein sequence MPTQQPNPEYKRDIYSVSRLNSEVRAVLEGSFPLLWVEGEISNLARPSSGHIYFSLKDPQAQVRCAMFRMKRARLRFQPENGLKVLIRARVGLYEGRGEFQLVAEHMEPAGEGALRQAFEALKQQLAAEGLFDTATKKELPAFPRQIGIITSPSGAAVRDVLTVLKRRAPAIPVMIYPTAVQGDGAAGEIIEALRLAERREECDLLILTRGGGSLEDLMAFNNEQLARTIHQGSIPVISAVGHEIDFTIADFVADRRAPTPSAAAEMASRDGEELGNRLIAMGQRLALEIRHNLGRKVVKLDQLQHRLNRHHPGMRLQQLQQRLDELERRQLLAYQNATARRKARLTALANGLRTLSPANRLVQFNRQFNELALRLNRAIETQLQRKGQQLSASVGKLDTLSPLATLQRGYSITRTAEGGVVLSSNDLSPGDQIETLLANGSLTSRVETVD encoded by the coding sequence ATGCCCACCCAACAGCCAAATCCTGAATACAAACGGGATATCTACTCTGTCTCGCGCCTTAACAGCGAGGTACGCGCTGTTCTGGAGGGCAGTTTCCCTCTGCTCTGGGTAGAGGGTGAGATCTCCAACCTTGCCCGCCCCTCATCCGGCCATATCTATTTTTCGCTGAAGGATCCCCAGGCTCAGGTACGCTGCGCCATGTTCCGCATGAAGCGTGCACGGCTCCGTTTTCAACCGGAGAACGGCCTAAAGGTGCTGATCAGGGCGCGAGTGGGCCTCTATGAGGGGCGCGGCGAATTTCAGCTGGTGGCCGAGCATATGGAGCCCGCAGGTGAAGGAGCGCTACGGCAGGCCTTTGAAGCACTGAAACAGCAGTTGGCGGCAGAGGGGCTGTTTGATACCGCCACAAAAAAGGAGCTGCCGGCATTCCCCAGACAGATCGGAATCATCACCTCTCCCAGTGGAGCAGCTGTGCGGGACGTGCTAACGGTACTGAAGCGACGCGCCCCCGCCATACCGGTAATGATCTATCCGACAGCCGTTCAGGGGGATGGCGCGGCAGGCGAAATTATTGAGGCGCTACGACTGGCAGAACGAAGAGAGGAGTGTGACCTTCTGATTCTCACCCGCGGTGGCGGCTCCCTGGAAGATCTGATGGCGTTCAACAACGAGCAGCTCGCCCGTACCATTCACCAGGGATCGATACCGGTAATTTCGGCAGTAGGTCATGAGATCGATTTCACCATCGCAGACTTTGTCGCTGACCGGCGCGCCCCGACCCCCTCGGCCGCCGCAGAGATGGCGAGTCGCGACGGTGAAGAGTTGGGTAACAGGTTGATTGCAATGGGACAACGCCTTGCTCTGGAGATTCGCCATAACCTTGGCCGAAAGGTGGTGAAACTTGATCAGCTGCAACACCGCCTCAACCGCCATCACCCCGGCATGCGTCTGCAGCAATTGCAGCAGCGGCTGGATGAATTGGAGAGACGGCAGCTACTGGCGTACCAAAATGCAACCGCAAGGCGCAAGGCACGACTAACCGCCCTGGCGAACGGGCTCCGTACCCTGTCACCAGCCAACCGACTTGTTCAGTTCAACCGCCAGTTTAACGAGTTGGCCCTGCGCCTCAACCGAGCAATCGAAACCCAGCTCCAGCGCAAGGGACAACAGCTGTCCGCCTCGGTGGGTAAACTCGATACACTTAGCCCCCTGGCTACCCTACAGAGGGGCTACTCGATCACCCGCACGGCAGAAGGAGGGGTTGTGTTGAGCAGCAATGACCTCTCTCCCGGGGATCAAATCGAAACCCTCTTGGCTAACGGCAGCCTGACCAGCCGGGTCGAAACAGTCGACTAA
- the guaB gene encoding IMP dehydrogenase produces MRLVQEALTFDDVLLLPAHSTVLPKDVNLSTQLTRDIRLNIPLLSAAMDTVTESRLAITMALEGGIGIIHKNMTPEEQAAEVRKVKRYESGIITDPIIIGSDYSVGELAELTAAHGISGVPVVDNGNLVGIVTNRDLRFETRMDEKVSTIMTPKERLITVDEGADRSEVITKLRKNRIEKVLIVNDAFQLCGMITVKDIQKAKDYPNACRDDQERLRVGAAVGVGAGTEERVAALANAGVDVVVVDTAHGHSQGVLDRVAWVKKHYPQIQVIGGNIATAAAARALADAGADAVKVGIGPGSICTTRIVAGVGVPQVTAVSNVAEGLEGTDIPLIADGGLRYSGDIAKVLAAGAYSVMVGGLFGGTEESPGEVEIFQGRSYKSYRGMGSIGAMSGKQGSSDRYFQEETKDSDKLVPEGIEGRVPYKGPLINVITQLNGGIRASMGYTGCASIDEMRTKPEFVRVTNAGMKESHVHDVTITKEAPNYRQG; encoded by the coding sequence ATGCGCCTCGTCCAGGAAGCCTTAACCTTCGATGATGTTCTGCTGCTGCCGGCTCACTCCACTGTATTACCAAAGGATGTGAATCTTAGTACTCAGCTCACCCGAGATATACGTCTAAATATACCTCTTTTATCCGCCGCCATGGATACAGTGACTGAATCGCGCCTCGCCATCACCATGGCGTTGGAGGGCGGTATCGGCATCATCCACAAGAATATGACCCCGGAAGAGCAGGCCGCCGAGGTACGCAAGGTCAAACGCTATGAGAGCGGTATCATTACCGACCCCATCATCATAGGCTCTGATTATTCTGTCGGTGAACTGGCTGAGTTGACCGCGGCCCATGGTATTTCTGGTGTGCCGGTGGTCGATAACGGCAATCTGGTCGGTATTGTAACCAACCGGGATCTCCGCTTTGAGACCCGTATGGATGAGAAAGTATCGACCATCATGACGCCAAAAGAGCGCTTGATCACCGTCGATGAGGGTGCTGATCGTAGTGAGGTAATCACCAAACTGCGCAAGAATCGTATCGAGAAGGTTTTGATCGTCAACGATGCTTTCCAACTGTGCGGCATGATCACCGTCAAAGATATACAGAAGGCTAAAGATTATCCTAATGCCTGTCGCGATGACCAGGAGCGCCTGCGTGTCGGTGCGGCGGTAGGTGTCGGTGCAGGTACCGAGGAGCGAGTGGCGGCTCTGGCCAATGCCGGTGTCGATGTGGTGGTGGTCGATACCGCCCATGGTCACTCGCAGGGAGTGCTTGATCGCGTTGCCTGGGTGAAGAAACATTATCCGCAGATTCAGGTAATTGGTGGCAATATCGCCACTGCCGCCGCTGCACGTGCCCTGGCGGATGCCGGCGCTGACGCGGTCAAAGTCGGTATCGGTCCTGGTTCCATCTGTACCACCCGTATCGTTGCCGGCGTCGGTGTTCCCCAGGTAACTGCTGTTTCCAATGTGGCTGAGGGACTCGAAGGGACCGATATCCCATTGATCGCTGATGGTGGCCTGCGTTACTCCGGCGACATAGCCAAGGTTCTGGCGGCTGGTGCCTACTCGGTGATGGTCGGTGGTCTGTTTGGCGGTACCGAGGAGTCTCCCGGCGAAGTCGAGATCTTCCAGGGCCGCTCCTACAAATCCTACCGTGGTATGGGATCTATCGGCGCCATGTCCGGCAAGCAAGGCTCCAGCGACCGCTATTTCCAGGAAGAGACAAAAGATTCAGATAAGTTGGTCCCTGAGGGTATTGAGGGCCGAGTCCCTTACAAGGGTCCGCTGATCAACGTAATTACTCAGCTCAACGGCGGTATCCGTGCCAGTATGGGCTACACCGGTTGTGCCTCCATCGATGAGATGCGTACTAAGCCGGAGTTTGTTCGTGTGACTAATGCCGGCATGAAGGAGTCTCACGTCCACGATGTGACGATCACCAAAGAGGCGCCCAATTACCGTCAGGGCTAG